The stretch of DNA ctctctctctctctctcctacTACAGATCTCTTCTGCTTCTCTTCGCTTTGACTAATTTcgtggagaaaaaaaaaaagaagtatttCGAGAGTGAATGAGAGCaaaaaaaaggtttttttttattttattttcatttatttgttatttttggtACCCATTTGAAAAATTCGATAAATTATTTCGATTTgcggaataataataataatggagCAACAAAGTGTGTGCATTGGATAATGGGTATTTGGTGTGATTCATGAAAATGTCGCATGTTTTTCAATTGTGCTTCGCTCTGCAAATAACACTATTGTGAAGTTTGAAAATGGGGTTCTGAGTGAAGGGTTTCTTCGTTTCAAGTAAGATCTCAAATCTCGATTAACTAAATTGTATTGTAATTTCAAGTCCGTTAGTTTCATTCAAAATGTTGAAATTGATTTGTATATGTGAGATTTGGGTTCTGGAGTTTTTATAACGTAGTTGTATAAAAAATGTTTCCTTTCACTCTTTTCTGTGTGTTAGGTAATGTTTTTGTTTAACTTTGTTAGGAAAAGAAGAATTGGAAATGGAGAAAAAACGTTCTAAGGGAAGTTTTTTCAGCTTGTTTGATTGGAATGCCAAATCTCGTAAGAAGCTCGTTTGGAACAATCCAACATTGCCTGGTAATGTTAATCATGTGATGTCTCTCTTtcatgttcatttttttttgtcattcttTGCTTGCCATGTCCACCATTTAGGGTTTGTTTGGACTTTGATTCacttatttgagcttatctaCCTGCTTAAGCATTTGAGAGACTATTTGGTAGGGCTTATGGAAATAGTCGAGGTTGTTAAAATCGAGAGTTGACTTGTAAAACCGTACAATTGCACAATTTTAGGTAGCATTTTTGAGTTAATTTGGTGGTAAACTTGAATTTACGAGTCGATTTAACAAGTCTACCAGTCAATTTCACCTAGGCAAAAACAAGTTTACTTAAATTCTCGATTTTGACAACCTTGGAAATAGCTTATGACATTTTCACAAGTTCTGCAGGATAGCTTGTATAGAAACtgtttaactttattttaatacACTTGTACAAATGCTTATGTTATAAGTGTCTAACTAAACTATTTATTCAGACATATTATTCTTCAAATGCTTGGTTTAATGCGCCTATTCTAAATGTTTCTGCTACATTAACTGCAGAAGTTTCAAGGCAAGGAAAGGAAAATGTGGAGACCTTGCCAGAATCACAGTTCAATAGGGTCTAAATTTTCCCCCAACTTTTTTCTGTCTCTCTGTCTCTTTTTTTTTGTGTGcagttttcatatttatttatggtatttgattttattttttcttttggtttggttattataattgttttagaTAAAGGTGGATGAGAATGGAGCAAGTCCGAGTAATATTGCAAGTGGCGATTTTAACTGCACTTTGTCAGTATGTAGTGATGAAGGCTGTGGGAGTAAAGCTCCTGGGTTAGTAGCAAGACTCATGGGTTTGGATTCTTTGCCTAATTCCGAAATTGGTGAGCTTTCGTGCACTTCATTATACGGCTCCAACTCTTATGGAGCTTCTCATTGTAATGTGAGTGCCCTTCGTTCAATGGATGACCTTCGTCGTGCTGACTACATAAACACACCACTTAAGCCAGAGAAGTCTTCTTGGGATGCCATGGAATCAAGGGCGTATAAAATGGAAAACCGGCCAATAAAGAGATTTCAAACTGAAATGTTGCCTCCAAAGTCGGCTAAACCTGTTCCAGTTACTCACAATAGATTATTGTCTCCCATCAAGAATACTGGTTTTCTGCCGCCGAAGAATGCAGCTCACATAATGGAGGCGGCTGCTAAGATAATTGATGGAAGCCCTCAGCCGTATATGAGGAATAGAAGGTCATCAGCTGGGCCTTCATCTGTTCCCTTGAGAATTCTTGATTTGAAAGAGAGGTTGGAAGCTGGACAATATGCACCGATGCCTGAAAATCTAGTGAATCTGAGAAATGCCAACCCTTCAAATGTCAAGCCTGGTGAGAGGAGCTGTAATAATTTGTACAAATGTACATCGTCATTGAAGGGTTCTAGAGATTCTGAGAAACGTAGTTCTTGTCATTCAGCAAGTAAAGGAAAATCAGGTTCTCTTGCAATGCAAGCCAAAAACAATGGTCAACACAGAGACACATTGGTTTCAAATGGTAATAGGAAATATATGAAGCAGAAAGAACAGAATGAGATGAAGTCAAACCAGCTCACAAGAAGCCAGAAACCAATTACAAACCGATCATTGCCGCAGAAAACGTGTGCAAACCGTAATAGCAATGTGTTGGTACAGAATAATCAAAAGCAAAATAGCATGACTTCCAAAGGTAAGTCAACTTCAAAAATAGATTCCAACAAGCCAACACCACGGGCTTCATCTTCAGAAAGTTCTACTGGAATTAGGAAGGCAACAAACAAGAGTGCTGCTACAAATGTCAGTATTCAGCCTAAAAGGTCAAGCTCTAGGGCAATGGATAACCGAAAGGAGTTTCCCCCTTCCAAAACTCATAGTATTTCCCAAAAGAAAAAGTATAACAGCAGTGGTGTTCCTGAGGCAAGAAGTCCTGAGAATGCAAGAAACAATTTCGAAAAGAAGTCCATAAGATGCAATTTTACAACGGATGGAAGTATTGACCAGGATGCCTTTAACATGAACGAAAGCAATGATGTTATTTCATTTACATTTACGTCTCCCTTGAAGAGAAGCATGCCTGAGTCACTATCCTCTACTGAGCAAGTGATGGAAACCAGAACTAGATTTGGTGTGGACTCTCTTGGGCATGGTGATAATCTTCACCCCAGAAAGTTATCACTTTCTCCGACACATATGATAGATAGTGATGCATTGAGTGTCCTGTTGGAGCAAAAGCTGCAAGAATTGACATCGAGACTTAACTTATCTCAATGTACCCTAGCCTCAGATGGGCCTTCTACTGGTTTGAGATCTAGTTTACAAGACAAAGCATTTAGTATAGTAAACACCATAACTAAGGAACAAGATGAAATGTTCAGTGATAAACTTGATGGAGTGCATACCTATCAATGTTGTTCAAGTGATGATCCAGTGCTTAAAATGAATCAGCAACTGCAGGTATAGCATTTCTTTAAGCTTCATTCGTAATGGCCTTTTTTTTCAAGTAGTATATATTGATAGAATGATATGTAAGACAGAGAACAATTTAATCAAAAGATTATTTTGAGCCTGATTTACAGAGAACAATTATGTAAAACAGTCCATGTGCCATTCACAGAATCTGATTTTACAAATTAGGTTGTTTGtgattttcaattatatttgaACTGAGAAGAATCCATATGCTTACTTAGTACTCAATCACTTGTACAGACATCAGAAGTAAGAGATAGCTGTTGCGGAAACCGTGAAAGTGGAAACGATTTAGGTTGTCAGCATTCCAATGCTGTTGCGGTTTTTCAAGCTCCTTCTGTCAGTGAAAGTTACTTGGATAGTGAAGACAGTACATATGGTAAAGTTCGCCTTTCCCTTAATTTGAGTCATATTTATTTAGATCTTGAAAGCAAAATCTCACTTGTCTACCTTTTACTTCATCCGGTCTCGAATATGAGCTAAAAAATTTCCATATGGTAGTCtcgaatataaataaatttaactactTTCACTCTATTAGTGATTTCATTACTACAACACCCCTTGATtaatataagttttattttctaatgactcttttatttacataaaacaagTTTGCATGAAATACACTTCTAAGAATTCacttatttttttagttcaagaAAATTAATTGTACTAAACTAATTTTTCTAAGAAGTGTGAAgttcttatttttgtttataaatttttttaatgtcttGAAGTTCCTAAACAAGACATTACATCAGCTTCCAGAGAACCTTTagtctttaaatatatttttcagaaATAAGTTGTCAAGTATTCTTTATGCTGGGCCTGTGTGTTACAAACTTGTTATTTATAGATTCTTTATCAATGTTTGGTGAAAAGCGAAAACAAATTTCCAAGAAATTAGTTGCTTTTCCAGTTTTCCTTAGCCTAAGCGCTTATACGTATAAAGTTGTCTTGCCAATCAGTTTCTTCCTGTTTTCAGGCAGCACAGCTTATTCTTCTATGCAAGATGAAGAAGTATCAAACATGGAATCCGAATCACTTGAAAATGAGGCGACGTGGTCAGAGGAAAGCTCTTCCATATCTATGGGACACAATGTGGCTGTCACACAAATAAGTGGAATACCAAACATGGTAGATGTTAAATTATCAAGCAACATGGAACTTGAATACGTACAGAATATTCTTGGCAATGCGGAGTTTATGGCAGAAGAATTTGTTATGGGGCGAACGAATACAGTTATAATGCCAAATCTCTTTGATCTATTGGAGAATCATCAGAGTACAAGATCATCATACTGTGAAGAAGAGTATTCTAAGCTTGAAAGGAAGGTTTTATTTGACTATGTGAGTGAGTGCCTAGAGTTGAGATGTGAGCAAGCTTTTGTTGGAAGGTGCAAAGCATGGCCTAAGTGGGTGACATCCATTCAGAAGAAGAACATCTTGGCAGAAGAATTATACAAGGAGATGGTGAGTTTTAAAAACATGGAAGAGGTAATGGTGGATGAGCTTGTTTGCAAGGACATGAGCACTGGATATGGGAAATGGCTTGACTTTGACTTTGAAGCATTTGAAGAGGGGTTAGAGGTTGAAGGAGACATACtaacatgtttgattgatgaATTGGTTTCTGAGTTGTTAATTGTTTAACCCCTTGGTGGTTTCCATTTCTTTTTCTTACAAAATGTAGTATGTAAGGTAGAAAATACCATTTAAGTGGAACATAATTCACTCAAGTCCCCTTCATGCTTTTCCATTGGCTAGTACTCTACAGTGTCTTTACCACTTATTGAGAGTATAATACTGATAAAGAGCTTATTTATATGGTGTAACCAATAGTCATAGATATTGCATTGGAAAATTGATATGATGAAAGTTGATAAAGTTCTTCTCTGGTTAGTTGCGAAATTGTCTTCAATAATCCTCTTCGTGACAGAAGTACTGCTTTCAGTAGAATGACTAGAAAATAAATTCAGTTAAAAGTAGTTACATTTTGATCATTTCAAAAGATATATACTTGCTTAGAATTATTTAAAGAGAAAGCAAGTTGGTTAGCATATACACATTTATGTAATCACTTAAATAACTTTGTCATTTATATCATTTCAGTCAATACCAATCAATGCAAAGTGATAAGTAATGACACAAAAATGTAAAGGGTTGCACTTCTATTGAGAGATGTGCCTTGCCGAAATGAGATAGAGATGATAGTAATATATTACTTTTTGTATAAAAAGAAAAGTCACAATCAAATAACTGGAGTCCAACTAAACTTTTCAGATTGCATTACTTGAAGCAAAAATGGCTCAATGAAATCATGAGTGATGGGAAAATGCAAGAAAAACTATGACAATGTCCAAATTAATCTTGAACCGGAAGCCATTCAAATAGaagatttataatatattttctcaaatgaaaatcaatcattttctttaatttttacaaaatttgatACATGAAGAATGAAAAAGTGTGCATAAAAGACTGCATATTTAGAGGGCATGGTCATCAGAAAACCAGGGCAGTAATACCTACACACTCAGGAATTACACGTCATGCCTcttgatataatttatattaatgactattCTACAACCATAAGATCAAACAAAAGTAGATAAGATGTTCTTCTTGAGAGTAAATTCATCCGCCTTTTCTGCACTTATTGACTGCATCAAATGACAATATTCAAATGTGTTCAGACAAGTTGTTCAAATTAACATACAAAATAAAAGCTTTTTACAAGCCACAATGTAATAATTGATTACTCAAACTACTAGACCTATAATATGGCACTCATAGTCATATCTAAacttttaataaacaaaaagtaCAAGAAAATTTCCATCATTTACATAATCAAAAGAAGTACAATATTGAGAGGTTTAATTCCTAAAATAGCCAATGAAATAAGCAATTGGAATTGAAAAAACAGGGTTAGTTAAAAAGACTGATctaatatttaagaaaattcTCATATCTTAATCCTTAAAGCAGAATATGGATCTTTAACCTGAAATTTACAATTACAACCAATTCTTTTGTGAATAACCCACTTCTAACACATTTAATAAAGAATTGCTTTGGTTCCAACCAATTTACTTCAAAAATACATCCATGTGCAAATTGTTAAACATTGTTGCTTTGTGGACAAATAATTTCTTGTTTGACATAATTGGAGAGGACGACGAACCAATGCATATATGGCCATGACCATATAAGCTCATTATATAAAGAAATAACCTATAATGTATGTTTTGGAATAATATTCATTAGAAAATACTtaatttaacatatatgtattaTCTTAAGGTGGTTGCTTCATGTTTTAAATAGCTTTTATGTCATTGGACATGGACTCTGCCATCCCATTGAAAGGAATCGTGTTCAATATGAGAATATGATATTCATGTTTCATgttcaatatatttattatattagttgcTACTATACTAATAgtattaagaaattatagtacCTTCTTAAGCATACGCTCTAGACGATGACTTTCATTCTTCGCATAGTCTGCACCTTTTTCCATACCGCTCTTAGCAAGTTTTAAGTATAGGCTGCCATATCTGAAACAAGACACCAtaggaaatcaaacaaattaagTAGGGCCACGCAATAACCATAGTTCAAATTATAAACTTAAGCAAATCAGAACAAAAAAGGAAACATGATATCGCTTAAACCTTGCAGCAGAACCCTTAAGTTTCTTAACTTCCTCTTCAAGTCGAGAAAAGACAACCTTCTTCTCATCATCATCAGCACTCATAAACTCCTTCACCAAATTATCTAGAGATGCTACTATACCAgcctaaatcaataataattaatcCATTCAGCTATCAAGTATAGTATTCTAGTTTATTTAAACAGTAAACACATTAATAAAGTAACCTTAGAAGTAAGTTGACCCTGTTCATCACGGTTGGTGCCGCATTTCTCATTAATGAAAGCTACAAAATCATCCAAATCATGACCACCAACAAAATCTTCACCAGCTTTATTGTTCTTTGGGAAAAACTTCAGCGAGGGATAGGCAGCAACACCATATCTGTTAATGGAAATAATCCAAATTAGACATATGTGTttgttaaatatgattttaacaTAGTTTAATTACAAGGCACATAAAAGTATGTCACTGCACTCACTTCTCAGCCAAATCTTTGTACTCGTCAGCGTCAACATTCGCAATAACTACTTCTTCCTCCATCCTAAATACTGCAGCAATCTTTTCATAAGTCTAAAGAAATAGTAAAACAATTATCAGCATCAAACTTGATATAGTCATAAGATGGGAAAACCCATCAAATTATGATTATAAGGTATGGTAGAAGTCTTAGAAAAGAGAACATCCTTACATAAGCAAGGGCCTTGCAATGACCACACCTAAAGACAATAATAGACtgattaacaaaaaaaaaatcaaaaacattgaaaatgaaaaataaataaaccatcatatatattataaagttAATGCAGATCATGTTAATCCATAATTACCATGGTGCATAGAACTCCACCAGAACATCTTTTGTTTCATCTAAGGCAATTTCATCGAAGTTATCTGGAGTGAGAACTACCACACTTGATGGAACAGAAGGTATCTTCACATTGGTACCTACATTAAAATTACATTGTATACCAATGATAAACATACTGAACACTATGCACAAAAATTGCCGACAGAATTAAgtttaaaatcattcaaaatgcCATGAAGAACAGAGTAGATGACAAACAACCACGCCAACATATTATAATGCCAATACTCAACAAGACATGAATAcaagagaaaaacaacattggATGGTTAGATTCTACTGCTAAGTATTCAGAACATTGACTCAAAAGTCATTGATAATATTGGATAAGAATTTCAAGCTCAATCAATCAGAAAAATGTGAACGCAATGCAACTTATTGGTAAAAATAGATATGAAATGATGAAATTAGCTTCCCCTGCCTGTGcacaacaacaaagaaaaacacAATCTTATTATGCTCAACATTCTTGAAAAAGCATTTAAAAATCCTATTCCAGACATAGTAAAACTGTTGTTACTCGACAAAAATCCTCATCACattgaaatataaatacataaaaCAATGTCAAATTTCTATCTTAAGATTAgcatacaaatcaatagttccttttaaaatacatatctTGACATCATATGCATTTGAGCACAATAAgtggaagaaaagaaatagaaagctAGCaacaaaataattcaatataagTAGAAAGAGAACAATTCGCATAAATACCTCCTTCAATGTTTACAAAAGCAGCAAGGGCTTCCGCGGTGCGTGCACCCTCAAACCTAAAGAACACATTATTAGTTCAGATGTATTGTGGTTGAAATAAAAAATGCCAACAAGTTAAGAACATGGAAATATCTGACATATTTTCTACTGTTAAAAAAATGTTCGAAAGGGAAGAAAATGAACAATGTGCTAACTTCTTTGGTTTTAGTGATGCCTTGGGAAACCACTGAACTGTAGGGTAACCAGAAACTCCATACTTAGTGCAAACACTTTTATGTTCATCACAATCAACCTataaacattaataaaataatggtCAAGGATGGTATATCCAACATGAATAATTATGAACATTAAAGGTTCAACCTCATTAAAAGATGAAAATACATTAAGTAACTAACCTTCCCAATCAAAATGgtattggtttttttaaaacttgtagCCAATTTTTCATACTCTGGGGCTAGCTTTTTACAGTGTCCACACCTAACATGGAAAACACAATTTCTAATGACTTGGCACACTTATTGAGTAGAAATTATATTTGTCAGAATCACGATAAACGGCTATAAATTTACGGTGACTCAACGTGATATCAATTACCAAACACACacctaattattattattttttgaagcaaaatttcatcaaattattGAGTAATATTCACAGGCTCATGACTTGGGAGAATAAGTTTCACATAAAGCATGGGAATTTTAtctaagttatttttatattaggaTCAAATTATAACGAATATTAAGATTGGTGTTTTACCAAGGAGCATAAAACTCAACGAGAGCGCCACGATCCTTGCCAACCTCTTTTTCGAAGTTGTCTTCTGTGAGCACAACGACGTCGTTAGCTGAAGCAGTTGAGATCAGAAATATAATAGCAATGCTTCCAACACACAATACCATCATCATTGAATTTGAACTCCACATTGTTAGATTAGCTTAGCTTCGTTTCCTCGGCAATCTTATATcaaatcaaaaatcaaaatactaaataattttgtaacaaataaaaaactaaatttattaattaaataataaaggGGTGTTGCGAGAATCGAACTCACGACCTCTCGCACCCGAAGCGAGAATCATACCACTAGACCAAACACCCTTACggtgttatattttattttttaattaatatagattTAAAGAGTTTACTGAGAGAACGGAATTAAACCTAGGCTTCACTCACAAAATCGCGATTCGAATTCATCATTTTCTTTCAATCAAGAATCAGCTTCAGTCATTGTTCTAATTCGAACTCCCTCTAGAataactttttgtttttgtcGAACAAAAATGGCTAACACCAGCAACAATGTAAGTTAATAATTTCATATCCACAATCTTGTCGATGGTTTAcacttcagtttttttttttttttgctaaaacataaaataaaattgttccatcaaattattaatttgattcGCTTGAATTAGGTCGCTGGGGTTGACAACACATTCAGAAGAAAATTCGATCGTGAAGAGTATCTCGAACGAGCTCGGGAGCGTGAGAGACAGGTAAGTTATTGTTGTTCCTTCATTgctgatttattattattattattattttgaatattttttttggttaattgtgtttttatgtatttaattttgaacAGGAGGAAGAGGGTCGAGCAAAACCTAAAGGTAAACTAATTCACATTACTTTAATATGCTTCAAATTAGTTTTATGCTTGAATAtacttgattttatttttgttatttttttaattgtgctCATTTTTTGATGGGGTTAtagttgttttaaaatttgaaagtaTCATTGCATTGATTAAAAACTAACATCTTGTTATTGGTACAGCTAAAGGTCCTCCAGTGCAGAGGAAGCCCTTGAAACATAGAGATTATGAAGTAGACCTCGAATCCCGGTTGGGAAAGACTCAGGTATGCTTATGCGGATACTAAGATCAATGTCTATTTGTTCTTAGATTTTGAGTGTGGAAGCCATGGGTTGGGGAGCCATCCACTAGTACCGAAATTTTGTCATGCAGTTCAGCTATGCTGATAAGTCGTGTAATATTTTGCAGGTTGTAACGCCGGTTGCACCACTAAGCCAACAGGTAcctgtttttttatattgtatttGAGTACTTTGAAATTGGAAAACTTTATGCTTCGCTCATAATGATATCTTAGTGAATTTTAACCTCCTTTCGGTAACCTTTGTTTCTTTTGTTGGGAAGGTGATAGCACTTAAGGCTGAATGGTTATTAAGTGTTTAGACTGACTATCAAACTCTGATAGTTAAAAGTAGAAGCACTTTCATTTGAAAGCCATAGTTGTCTGAATTCCTATGAACTTGTGGGTGTGTGTTTCATCATGTGTCTTGTGACTCTGTTGGAGTATTAAGAAAGCTCTCTCTCTTTCCCCCAAACTATATGTGGCAATTGCCAAAAAAATACCAAAGGATTGATTTTTTGCCTTAGCGAGGGCACGGAATCCACAAATCTTTGACTGTTTTTGGGATTTTGATTGTGTTGTAGAAAACTTGTCTTCTATACATTCTCATATTAATTCAGATAGTGACTTTCTCactttaaaaattagtttttattgtaattttattaaatgttagaGGTGGTTTATGGTCATCATCACCATTTTATATTTAAGGGAAGATCAGGATTTGATTTTCTTTCACATGATATATGTCTATTCTCCTTTACCAATTTTGAATATGATCTTTATTTCAACAACTTTTGCCATGGATCCTATATGGATATAGATAATCTTTTTGTTATGCAACGTATGTAGTACCTTTGGATTGGATTggatttaataatatatattgcaGGCTGGATATTACTGCTCAGTTTGTGAGTGTGTGGTGAAGGACTCTGCAAACTACTTGGATCATATTAATGGAAAGAAACGTATGTAGTCTTTTTGGCAtgtttccttttatttttggatGTATGTCTTACTTTAATTGCCTTCACTTCACTCATGGTTATTCTTGCATTATCTCGCAGATCAAAGAGCGTTGGGCATGTCTATGCGAGCTGAACGTTCTTCTCTCAAACAGGTACATTGATAGGTACCAGAACATGAAATGAAATATGGACAAATACTGTATTGTTGTTGACAGATTCAGAGCTGTATCATCAGGTCCTGGGTTTTGGAAAATAGAAAGAAGGAATTGCAAATAAACAAGTAAAACCATGCCTAGACAATTAGAGAGTGTCCCTGGAAAGTCCCAACTCATTCCAGCCTATCCCTCCTCTCTTCTCACCTGATCTATTTACTATCGATCATGCAATGTGCCTCCTGTGCACCTCATCTCatagatttttttctttatttgggCCTTGGGTTTGCATCATACAGCTTAAGATAGCTTTCTAGACTCTGAATTCTAATGGCCATACCTTTGACATTGcatgaaataatatatatttttctgcACATGCATGCATGTGTTCCATTGTGCGTCATTTGGCTTCTGTTGTTTTTATATGTGGCTCTGCATTACAGTTATAAATCTTTATGATAAACACAGGTTCAGGAACGGTTTGAAAATCTTAAGAAACGTAAAGACCTTGGAAGCTTTACTGAGCAAGGTAAGGGAGTTGACTATTTGTCAAAGAGAACATAGTCATTTTAAAGTCTAATTTGTTTCCTTTCTATTTTGGCCTGAAATTGTAGAAGTTCAACCAATCTTTAAATTATGGGCAGTGTTGGATCTTtagctaaaaatttggaagagTCGTATAACAATttagtaatatttaaattagtctataatattttgattactTCTAGGAGTGTGATATGTAATTTTTTGAAGTATTCGTGTTGagttttcaaattttgttgGTAGCCACCAGTCCACACTTTAACGTTCTGTCACTGTTTTAGATGGACTTGGAGCTTATTTTTAATGtggaaattaaaatttactttttgtgCAGATTTTGACGAAAGGATTTTAAAACAGCAAcaagaagaggaagaaagaaAGCGACTGCGTcgggaaaagaaaaaagaaaaggtaGGAACTGTAtgcagttttttattttgaattagtaCAGGCCCAAAGTCTTGGAAAAATCATTTTCCTCTCCTCCCATTTCTGTCTAGCTTAGTACTTTTGGATTTGATTCCGTTATAATGTCATTACTTAACTTTTAATGATTCCGTCTAtctttataaaaatgatttttaattatattttaacatgTCAACACTCTTTTTTTCACAAAACCACAACTAACTATTGTTCTATTTTGGATTCAGAAGAAGGAGGCTGTGGAAGAACCTGAAACCGATCCTGATGTTGCTGCCTTGATGGGGTTTGGTGGTTTCCGGTCATCAAACAAAAAGTGACATTCTACATGCACGATGTATGAAATTTTGAGCGACTTTCTGCAATGTTAAGCTGAATCTGTAGCAGCTTGATTCTGGGTGGCTTAAGGATGaatatatgattaaaagaaaaatagttgGGCTCAAATAGTAGTTTGCAAGCTGGTTCATTGTGTTATATTTGTTAACAAGATTGGTTTGGTTGTTGTACATTTCTTCTGATTGCTAACATGATGTATCAAAAAAAGCTTAAAACATGTGTATTCGCTATCGCTGTCTATGTGGGGAGAGACAACTTTCCAGCTATAGAAATTCATTACAAACATTCGATGCAATTCGATAATGGGCTTAAGAAATTATAAGATGATCATAGCTGACAATGGTGCAGAGTTACCTTAAAGAGACCGAAGATTGTCGCTCTGAAAGTGCTTGATTATCTGTCTATTGCTATTTCTTAAGTGGTAATTGATAATACGATTTTGGTTGAAACATCATGAAATGCAATAACATGTGGACAacaattcatttgaaatatgaattCTGTTAagtttttttctcaaataattaCATGAAG from Cicer arietinum cultivar CDC Frontier isolate Library 1 chromosome 3, Cicar.CDCFrontier_v2.0, whole genome shotgun sequence encodes:
- the LOC101508207 gene encoding uncharacterized protein, which codes for MEKKRSKGSFFSLFDWNAKSRKKLVWNNPTLPEVSRQGKENVETLPESQFNRIKVDENGASPSNIASGDFNCTLSVCSDEGCGSKAPGLVARLMGLDSLPNSEIGELSCTSLYGSNSYGASHCNVSALRSMDDLRRADYINTPLKPEKSSWDAMESRAYKMENRPIKRFQTEMLPPKSAKPVPVTHNRLLSPIKNTGFLPPKNAAHIMEAAAKIIDGSPQPYMRNRRSSAGPSSVPLRILDLKERLEAGQYAPMPENLVNLRNANPSNVKPGERSCNNLYKCTSSLKGSRDSEKRSSCHSASKGKSGSLAMQAKNNGQHRDTLVSNGNRKYMKQKEQNEMKSNQLTRSQKPITNRSLPQKTCANRNSNVLVQNNQKQNSMTSKGKSTSKIDSNKPTPRASSSESSTGIRKATNKSAATNVSIQPKRSSSRAMDNRKEFPPSKTHSISQKKKYNSSGVPEARSPENARNNFEKKSIRCNFTTDGSIDQDAFNMNESNDVISFTFTSPLKRSMPESLSSTEQVMETRTRFGVDSLGHGDNLHPRKLSLSPTHMIDSDALSVLLEQKLQELTSRLNLSQCTLASDGPSTGLRSSLQDKAFSIVNTITKEQDEMFSDKLDGVHTYQCCSSDDPVLKMNQQLQTSEVRDSCCGNRESGNDLGCQHSNAVAVFQAPSVSESYLDSEDSTYGSTAYSSMQDEEVSNMESESLENEATWSEESSSISMGHNVAVTQISGIPNMVDVKLSSNMELEYVQNILGNAEFMAEEFVMGRTNTVIMPNLFDLLENHQSTRSSYCEEEYSKLERKVLFDYVSECLELRCEQAFVGRCKAWPKWVTSIQKKNILAEELYKEMVSFKNMEEVMVDELVCKDMSTGYGKWLDFDFEAFEEGLEVEGDILTCLIDELVSELLIV
- the LOC101509063 gene encoding uncharacterized protein — translated: MANTSNNVAGVDNTFRRKFDREEYLERARERERQEEEGRAKPKAKGPPVQRKPLKHRDYEVDLESRLGKTQVVTPVAPLSQQAGYYCSVCECVVKDSANYLDHINGKKHQRALGMSMRAERSSLKQVQERFENLKKRKDLGSFTEQDFDERILKQQQEEEERKRLRREKKKEKKKEAVEEPETDPDVAALMGFGGFRSSNKK
- the LOC101508532 gene encoding probable protein disulfide-isomerase A6; translation: MWSSNSMMMVLCVGSIAIIFLISTASANDVVVLTEDNFEKEVGKDRGALVEFYAPWCGHCKKLAPEYEKLATSFKKTNTILIGKVDCDEHKSVCTKYGVSGYPTVQWFPKASLKPKKFEGARTAEALAAFVNIEGGTNVKIPSVPSSVVVLTPDNFDEIALDETKDVLVEFYAPWCGHCKALAYTYEKIAAVFRMEEEVVIANVDADEYKDLAEKYGVAAYPSLKFFPKNNKAGEDFVGGHDLDDFVAFINEKCGTNRDEQGQLTSKAGIVASLDNLVKEFMSADDDEKKVVFSRLEEEVKKLKGSAARYGSLYLKLAKSGMEKGADYAKNESHRLERMLKKSISAEKADEFTLKKNILSTFV